Proteins from one Desulfonema limicola genomic window:
- a CDS encoding nucleotidyltransferase family protein, giving the protein MQISIKDMEAYKAGAELRLANDKKQLSERYRQAWKIAEKGAELLKNEFNVKKVILFGSLIQKELFHMKSDVDLAVEELDEKLYYRAVSRLLDLDSDIQTDLVMKEDASESLLKTIENKGIII; this is encoded by the coding sequence ATGCAGATAAGCATAAAAGACATGGAAGCATATAAGGCAGGAGCTGAACTCCGCCTGGCAAATGATAAAAAGCAGTTGTCAGAGCGTTATCGTCAGGCATGGAAGATTGCTGAAAAAGGGGCTGAATTATTAAAAAATGAATTTAATGTAAAAAAGGTTATCCTGTTTGGTTCATTAATCCAGAAAGAGCTTTTTCATATGAAATCTGATGTGGATCTGGCAGTCGAGGAATTAGATGAGAAGTTATATTACCGGGCAGTCAGCCGGCTGCTTGATCTTGATTCAGATATACAGACTGATCTGGTAATGAAAGAGGATGCCTCAGAATCTTTACTCAAAACCATTGAAAATAAAGGGATAATTATATGA
- a CDS encoding efflux RND transporter periplasmic adaptor subunit, which produces MFKKVFSFMWIFLGMVLLMSGCGDKIEPGNTESAHLPPVKTEVAQAEISSQPFIYEAIGNITAQTSSTLSGKIMGTVKAVNVREGDSVKQGDILVVLDERQVTAGLQQSQAGLSEAKRAESAAMSARNAAKAGAELAAATYKRYKNLLKSESATRQEFEEVEARHRQAQAALAQAESMVAAARSRVQQAEAFVSGASISKKDAHVAAPYDGIVTAKMINAGDLASPGTPFLTLEKTGGFQAELVVPEHHIQAVRIEQTLEVTIPSLENSPSFTGIVQTIAPAADQKSRSFMLKVNLPESPVIRSGMFARVLIPVGERGIMLMPKSALVIQGQLTGYFAVDDKQTARFRLMRTGRVFDDNIEIISGVKPGTRYVVSPPLQLKDGMKVEAAS; this is translated from the coding sequence ATGTTTAAAAAAGTGTTTTCATTTATGTGGATTTTCCTGGGAATGGTTTTACTTATGTCTGGGTGTGGAGATAAAATTGAACCTGGAAACACTGAATCTGCCCATTTACCCCCGGTAAAAACCGAGGTAGCCCAGGCGGAAATAAGCAGCCAGCCCTTTATTTATGAAGCTATTGGAAACATAACTGCCCAGACATCCAGCACCCTGTCAGGTAAAATTATGGGCACAGTTAAAGCTGTTAATGTTCGTGAAGGTGATTCAGTTAAACAAGGAGATATCCTGGTAGTCCTGGATGAGCGGCAGGTTACAGCCGGGCTTCAGCAGAGCCAGGCCGGGCTTTCTGAGGCAAAAAGGGCTGAATCTGCTGCCATGTCAGCCAGAAACGCTGCAAAAGCCGGTGCTGAACTGGCTGCTGCTACATACAAAAGATATAAAAACCTTCTTAAATCCGAATCTGCAACCAGGCAGGAATTTGAAGAAGTGGAAGCCAGACACCGCCAGGCACAGGCAGCCCTGGCACAGGCAGAATCAATGGTGGCTGCTGCAAGATCAAGGGTTCAGCAGGCTGAAGCTTTTGTATCAGGGGCAAGCATTTCAAAAAAAGATGCCCATGTTGCAGCACCTTATGACGGAATTGTTACAGCAAAAATGATTAATGCAGGAGACCTGGCTTCACCTGGAACCCCGTTTCTGACTTTGGAAAAAACCGGTGGTTTTCAGGCTGAACTTGTGGTTCCTGAACATCATATCCAGGCAGTCCGCATTGAGCAGACCCTTGAGGTTACCATACCTTCTTTGGAAAACTCACCGTCATTCACCGGAATTGTACAAACCATTGCACCTGCTGCAGATCAGAAAAGCCGGTCTTTTATGCTCAAGGTAAACCTGCCCGAGTCTCCTGTTATCCGTTCAGGCATGTTTGCCCGTGTATTAATTCCAGTGGGTGAAAGAGGAATAATGCTGATGCCGAAATCAGCACTGGTGATTCAGGGGCAGCTTACAGGTTATTTTGCTGTTGACGATAAACAAACAGCAAGATTCAGGCTCATGAGAACCGGCAGGGTATTTGATGACAATATAGAGATAATCTCCGGGGTCAAACCCGGAACCCGATATGTGGTTTCCCCGCCCCTTCAATTAAAAGACGGCATGAAAGTGGAGGCTGCATCATGA
- a CDS encoding TolC family protein gives MKGLSAIFSILSFILIQGIFIISLQSHAKGFDLSLSQAVARAAAHNPGIKAVEFQAVSAEEKILQAKSGFIPQIQLAGEYSHTNNPMWAFGTRLNQESIAQADFDPDRLNNPDSINNFISSISFSWPLYDQGQTLYSWKQAKLNHEAVMLLADRTRQQVTARTITAYFGALLARKNLEVAKQTLNTARTHLKMVESRYRGGFVVKSDLLRAQVHIAELEQQLAEALSQVDISECMLNVSMGIPENMHYVLTTPLEKGQPLKGSMDSWISQALSERPDLKHMKYQKTIAEKEIAKSRAARHPSFTLAGRYELNSEDMQEQASNYTIGAMVSFNLFSGGRISAKIRDAGAALKQVDAMIQAMEQQICGETRHAFFNAQSAWKRIQVAGAAVSQADESLRIVQNRYNSGLFTITDLLDAETALQQSRTNHLKAVHDFKTAETRLALAAGRIDDSRYDY, from the coding sequence ATGAAAGGTTTATCCGCCATTTTTTCAATACTCAGCTTTATATTGATTCAGGGCATATTTATAATAAGTCTGCAAAGCCATGCCAAAGGCTTTGATCTCTCTCTTTCTCAGGCTGTTGCAAGGGCTGCTGCCCATAATCCAGGAATCAAGGCTGTCGAGTTTCAGGCTGTTTCTGCCGAGGAAAAGATATTGCAGGCAAAATCAGGATTCATACCCCAGATTCAGCTTGCCGGTGAGTACAGCCATACAAACAACCCCATGTGGGCTTTTGGAACCAGGCTGAACCAGGAATCCATAGCCCAGGCAGATTTTGATCCTGACAGGCTTAATAATCCTGATTCCATTAATAATTTCATATCATCTATTTCATTTTCATGGCCTTTGTATGACCAGGGCCAGACCTTGTACTCATGGAAGCAGGCCAAACTAAACCATGAGGCTGTGATGCTTCTTGCAGACCGTACCAGGCAGCAGGTAACTGCCCGTACAATAACAGCCTATTTTGGGGCACTTTTAGCCCGTAAAAACCTGGAAGTTGCAAAACAGACCCTTAATACAGCCCGCACACATCTGAAAATGGTGGAGTCGCGGTACAGGGGCGGGTTTGTAGTAAAAAGCGATCTGCTGCGCGCCCAGGTGCATATTGCAGAGCTTGAGCAGCAGCTTGCAGAGGCTCTAAGCCAGGTTGATATTTCAGAATGTATGCTCAACGTATCTATGGGAATCCCTGAAAACATGCATTATGTTCTCACAACACCCCTGGAAAAGGGACAGCCCCTGAAAGGTTCCATGGATTCATGGATCAGCCAGGCTCTTTCAGAACGGCCTGACCTGAAACATATGAAATATCAGAAAACAATTGCTGAAAAAGAGATTGCAAAATCCCGTGCAGCCCGCCATCCGTCTTTTACCCTTGCAGGCCGTTATGAATTAAATTCTGAAGATATGCAGGAACAGGCATCAAACTATACAATTGGTGCTATGGTCAGCTTTAATCTTTTTTCAGGAGGCCGTATTTCTGCAAAAATCAGGGATGCCGGTGCAGCCTTAAAACAGGTTGATGCCATGATCCAGGCAATGGAACAGCAGATATGCGGGGAAACCAGACATGCATTTTTCAATGCACAAAGTGCCTGGAAACGAATCCAGGTAGCCGGCGCAGCAGTAAGCCAGGCTGATGAATCCCTGCGCATCGTACAAAACCGGTATAACAGCGGATTGTTTACCATCACAGATCTGCTGGATGCTGAGACTGCACTCCAGCAGAGCAGAACAAACCACCTAAAGGCAGTCCATGATTTCAAGACTGCTGAAACCAGACTGGCTCTGGCAGCAGGCAGGATTGATGACAGCAGGTATGATTATTGA
- a CDS encoding efflux RND transporter permease subunit: MSVKQGPAGKIAAFFIDSKLTPLIVIASILLGIAAVIALPREEEPQIIVPMIDVFVQMPGASAKEVEQRVTKPMEKLLWEIPGVEYIYSTSAPGMSMAIVRFLVGQDEEASIVKLQSKLTSNFDRIPSGVSPPLIRPRYIDDVPILALTFWSEEADHYLLRRLAAEVEDIVKQEPNVSITSIIGGEQRQISVRLDPVRLAAYGLDAEQVAGLVLGANQASDTGNFPSQDGQIVVHTGGLLKDIEDVGRIVINVYNTRPVYLRDVAVIEDGPAEPDQYVFFGTGPAAGEKSIQDVELSKGVWPAVTLTIAKRKGTNAISVAEKVLERVKDARGRIIPDNIQMTVTRHYGETAKEKSDELLWHMLIAVISVTILIWFTLGHRESGVVAFAIPVTLALTLATFYLYGYTLNRITLFALIFSIGILVDDAIVVVENVVRHNRLPENRDRSAFTVAIEAVDEVGNPTILATLTVIAAILPMAFVGGLMGPYMRPIPVGASAAMFFSLLVAFIVTPWASVRLIKEDKHDTGHDHNKEDGSTRLYRKVMDYLLHKPFWRWTFLFSVTGMLLLSCVLVGVGLVRVKMLPFDNKSEFQVIIDMPETATLEDTAAAALEMGDYLKTVNEVVDYQIYTGTAGPFNFNGLVRHYDMRKGPHMADIQVNLAGKGKRKKQSHDIAKRVRPVLKAVADKYGARVKVAEVPPGPPVLSTLVAEIYGPDYEQQKELALKVRDIFENTDGVVDVDWYMEEDQTRYQLDIDQEKAAIHGISTARISQTLEMVLKGRQTGLLHQPLEKEDVPIVLQPNLASRAGIDRLGAVKIPGADGSLVSLSSLIKVEKTEPDRSIYHKNLMPVIYVIGDVAGAKESPVYAILEMWKKIDALDLAQGYKIEQHTAALPETDSRLSMKWDGEWHITYEVFRDMGIAFAVVLVLIFVLVVGWFQSFSTPFVIMVAIPFSLIGILPAHWFMNAFFTATSMIGFIAGAGIVVRNSIILVDFIELRIQQGMPLDQAVIDAGAVRFRPMMLTAAAVVVGASVILFDPIFQGLAISLMAGEIASLLFSRMTVPILYFLDKRWEAEHLNHSAGQADPQAENKTPINE, from the coding sequence ATGAGCGTTAAACAAGGTCCCGCTGGAAAGATTGCCGCATTTTTCATTGATTCCAAGCTGACACCTCTTATTGTAATCGCGTCAATCCTTCTGGGCATTGCCGCAGTAATTGCCCTGCCCCGTGAAGAAGAACCCCAGATCATAGTGCCCATGATTGATGTTTTTGTCCAGATGCCCGGAGCCAGTGCAAAAGAGGTGGAGCAAAGGGTTACCAAACCTATGGAAAAGCTGTTGTGGGAGATTCCAGGGGTTGAATATATTTATTCAACATCTGCTCCAGGCATGTCCATGGCTATAGTCCGTTTTCTTGTAGGACAGGATGAAGAAGCCTCTATTGTCAAGCTGCAGTCCAAGCTTACATCCAATTTTGACAGGATTCCGTCAGGAGTCAGCCCGCCGCTTATCCGTCCCCGCTATATTGACGATGTGCCTATCCTGGCTTTGACCTTCTGGAGCGAGGAGGCGGATCACTATCTGCTCAGAAGGCTGGCAGCAGAGGTGGAAGATATTGTCAAGCAGGAACCCAATGTGTCTATCACATCCATTATTGGCGGGGAACAGCGTCAAATCAGCGTCCGTCTTGACCCTGTCCGCCTGGCTGCTTATGGCCTGGATGCGGAACAGGTGGCAGGCCTGGTTTTGGGAGCTAATCAGGCATCAGACACAGGAAACTTTCCTTCACAGGATGGACAGATCGTGGTTCATACGGGAGGTCTTCTTAAAGATATTGAGGATGTAGGCAGGATAGTTATTAATGTCTATAACACCAGGCCGGTTTATCTCAGGGATGTGGCTGTAATTGAAGACGGTCCGGCAGAGCCTGACCAATATGTTTTTTTTGGAACAGGACCTGCAGCAGGAGAAAAAAGTATCCAGGATGTGGAATTGTCAAAAGGTGTCTGGCCTGCTGTTACCCTGACTATAGCCAAACGCAAAGGAACCAATGCCATCAGTGTAGCTGAAAAGGTTTTGGAACGTGTCAAAGATGCCCGCGGCAGAATTATTCCAGACAATATCCAGATGACTGTTACCCGGCATTACGGCGAAACTGCCAAGGAAAAATCAGATGAACTGCTTTGGCACATGCTGATTGCAGTTATATCGGTTACCATTCTTATCTGGTTTACTCTGGGACACAGGGAGTCTGGTGTAGTTGCTTTTGCCATTCCCGTAACCCTGGCTTTAACCCTGGCTACTTTTTACCTGTACGGTTATACCTTAAACCGCATTACCCTGTTTGCCCTGATATTTTCTATTGGTATTCTCGTGGATGATGCCATTGTGGTGGTTGAAAATGTGGTGCGTCATAACCGTCTGCCGGAAAACAGGGACAGATCCGCATTTACAGTGGCTATTGAAGCTGTTGACGAGGTGGGCAATCCCACTATTTTAGCTACTCTTACTGTAATTGCCGCTATTTTGCCTATGGCTTTTGTAGGCGGTCTTATGGGCCCTTATATGAGGCCCATACCTGTGGGAGCTTCGGCTGCCATGTTTTTTTCCCTTTTGGTAGCTTTTATCGTAACTCCCTGGGCTTCGGTGCGGCTTATAAAAGAAGATAAACATGACACGGGTCATGATCATAATAAGGAAGACGGGAGTACAAGGCTTTACCGGAAGGTTATGGATTACCTGCTTCACAAACCTTTCTGGAGATGGACATTTCTGTTTTCAGTTACAGGTATGCTCCTGCTGTCCTGTGTTCTGGTAGGAGTCGGGCTGGTAAGGGTAAAGATGCTTCCTTTTGACAATAAAAGTGAATTCCAGGTTATTATCGATATGCCTGAAACCGCAACCCTTGAAGATACTGCTGCAGCAGCCCTGGAAATGGGTGATTATCTGAAAACCGTTAATGAGGTTGTGGATTATCAAATCTATACAGGCACAGCAGGCCCTTTTAACTTTAACGGGCTTGTCCGTCATTATGATATGAGAAAAGGGCCTCATATGGCTGATATCCAGGTAAATCTGGCAGGAAAAGGGAAAAGAAAAAAACAGAGCCACGATATTGCCAAACGGGTCCGGCCTGTCTTAAAAGCAGTTGCTGACAAATATGGCGCAAGGGTCAAGGTAGCTGAAGTGCCGCCTGGTCCACCGGTTTTATCAACCCTGGTTGCTGAAATTTACGGTCCTGATTATGAGCAGCAAAAAGAACTGGCTCTTAAGGTAAGGGATATTTTTGAAAACACCGATGGCGTGGTTGATGTTGACTGGTATATGGAAGAAGACCAGACCCGTTACCAGCTTGATATTGACCAGGAAAAGGCAGCAATCCACGGTATCAGCACAGCAAGGATTTCCCAGACCCTGGAAATGGTTTTAAAGGGCCGTCAAACAGGACTGCTTCACCAGCCCCTGGAAAAAGAAGATGTTCCTATTGTGCTTCAACCCAATCTTGCATCCCGTGCAGGCATAGACCGGCTTGGAGCTGTAAAGATTCCTGGAGCAGATGGAAGCCTGGTATCATTGTCATCCCTGATAAAGGTTGAAAAAACAGAACCTGACCGGAGTATTTATCATAAAAATCTTATGCCTGTAATCTATGTAATCGGAGATGTCGCAGGTGCAAAGGAAAGCCCTGTATATGCGATACTGGAGATGTGGAAAAAGATTGATGCCCTTGACCTGGCTCAGGGTTATAAGATTGAACAGCATACAGCAGCACTTCCTGAAACTGACAGCCGTCTTTCAATGAAATGGGACGGGGAATGGCATATTACCTATGAGGTTTTTCGTGATATGGGTATAGCTTTTGCCGTTGTACTGGTACTTATATTTGTTCTGGTCGTGGGCTGGTTTCAGTCTTTTTCAACCCCTTTTGTCATTATGGTGGCAATTCCTTTTTCTCTTATCGGCATTCTGCCTGCACACTGGTTTATGAATGCTTTTTTTACAGCCACATCCATGATCGGATTTATTGCAGGAGCCGGTATTGTAGTGCGTAACTCCATAATTCTTGTAGATTTTATTGAATTAAGGATTCAGCAGGGAATGCCCCTGGATCAGGCAGTGATTGATGCAGGAGCAGTGCGATTCAGGCCCATGATGCTGACTGCGGCCGCTGTTGTGGTAGGTGCGTCTGTAATTCTCTTTGACCCTATTTTTCAGGGGCTTGCCATATCCCTTATGGCCGGAGAGATAGCTTCTCTTTTATTTTCCCGCATGACTGTACCTATTCTTTATTTTCTTGACAAACGCTGGGAAGCAGAACATTTGAACCATTCAGCAGGACAGGCAGACCCCCAGGCTGAAAATAAAACACCAATTAATGAATAA
- a CDS encoding DUF362 domain-containing protein → MESTVYFMDLRTSPKENLFGKLERLLDKAGLETIFSKRDLIAVKLHFGELGNTAFIRPVFLRKIVEKIKAKQGIPFLTDANTLYAGTRSNAVNHLQTAIQNGFAYSVVDAPLVIADGLRGKSETAVQINRKRFKEVYIGSEIVQADALISVAHFKGHELSGFGGAIKNVGMGSASRKGKLAQHSNLGPKVNIEKCIGCGDCTEHCSQYAISLKDEKAVIDLEKCIGCGECILICPNSAIEIQWNQAIPVFLENMVEYTEGVLKNKKGKTLYLNFITNISPACDCYAYNDSPIVRDIGIAASKDPVAIDQACADLVNKEHALPGSCLEKNHKPGEDKFKGLYPEVDWTIQLDYAQELGLGTRKYKLEKI, encoded by the coding sequence ATGGAAAGCACTGTATATTTTATGGATTTAAGAACATCGCCCAAAGAAAACCTTTTTGGAAAACTTGAACGGCTTCTTGATAAAGCTGGACTTGAAACAATATTTTCAAAAAGAGACCTTATCGCAGTAAAACTTCATTTTGGAGAACTTGGCAATACTGCCTTTATCCGTCCTGTTTTTCTTCGTAAGATTGTTGAGAAAATTAAAGCTAAACAAGGGATTCCCTTTCTAACAGATGCCAATACTTTGTATGCAGGAACCAGGAGCAATGCTGTAAATCATTTACAGACAGCTATTCAAAACGGTTTTGCATATTCAGTTGTTGATGCGCCCCTTGTTATTGCTGACGGTTTAAGAGGCAAGAGTGAAACAGCAGTACAGATAAACAGAAAACGATTTAAAGAAGTATATATAGGTTCTGAAATTGTACAGGCTGACGCATTGATTTCCGTAGCTCATTTTAAAGGCCATGAGCTTTCAGGATTTGGCGGGGCCATAAAAAATGTGGGTATGGGCAGTGCTTCACGCAAGGGCAAACTTGCACAGCATTCCAATTTAGGCCCCAAAGTCAATATTGAAAAATGTATAGGATGCGGGGACTGTACTGAACATTGTTCTCAATATGCTATTTCACTGAAAGACGAAAAAGCAGTTATTGATCTTGAAAAATGTATAGGATGCGGGGAATGTATTTTGATTTGTCCCAATAGTGCTATTGAAATACAATGGAATCAGGCCATACCTGTTTTCCTGGAAAATATGGTTGAATATACAGAAGGTGTGTTAAAAAATAAAAAAGGCAAAACCCTTTATCTGAATTTTATTACCAATATATCCCCTGCCTGTGACTGCTACGCTTATAATGATTCTCCTATTGTACGCGATATAGGGATTGCAGCATCAAAAGATCCTGTTGCCATTGATCAGGCATGTGCTGATCTTGTTAATAAGGAACATGCTCTTCCTGGTTCATGTCTGGAAAAAAATCATAAACCTGGAGAGGATAAATTCAAAGGGCTTTATCCAGAGGTGGACTGGACAATTCAGCTCGATTATGCCCAGGAACTTGGCCTGGGTACACGTAAATATAAGCTTGAAAAGATTTAA
- a CDS encoding sigma 54-interacting transcriptional regulator, giving the protein MISRLLKPDWLWQQAGLMTAGMIIDEKDFFREATIRICGSLEIEKALHQCLVYISEFIPADQMSFHVYHQEQGVVETVAHADLNSGKAMSVRTPLPPEGRRQVEEQRSVRIRIIDRLGDDPVTGPVAAKMKASDLSAVVMDLVLEKTMLGVFSIFSHPGERFNKNHIRFLSLLNRPCAIALTNSLRYRELRKLRDLLADDNRYFQDELRRLSGEDLIGSEFGLKGVMEMVRQVAPLDSPVLLLGETGTGKEVIANAIHNSSRRKQGPFIKVNCGAIPETLMDSELFGYEKGAFTGALSQKRGRIERADGGTLFLDEIGELPGEAQVRLLRVLQEKEIDRLGGTRSVNVDIRIIAATHRNLESMIDKGEFRADLYFRLRVFPILIPPLRERKTDIPALVRHFILKKSHEMKRLIIPDLAPGAIDRLMAYHWPGNIRELENATERSLILNPGNTLFFKEIGSRISSTNKQDRFKDNTKTGESLELDAVVCRHIKKIMNMCGNRVEGEHGAAKILNINPSTLRKRMKKLGIPFGRKAANRFGSSSKGDDSCR; this is encoded by the coding sequence ATGATTTCAAGACTGCTGAAACCAGACTGGCTCTGGCAGCAGGCAGGATTGATGACAGCAGGTATGATTATTGATGAAAAAGATTTTTTCAGGGAAGCAACAATAAGAATCTGCGGAAGCCTGGAAATTGAAAAAGCTCTTCACCAATGCCTTGTTTATATAAGCGAATTTATTCCAGCAGACCAGATGAGCTTTCATGTTTATCATCAGGAGCAGGGGGTTGTTGAAACTGTTGCCCATGCTGACTTGAACTCCGGTAAAGCCATGTCAGTCAGAACCCCTCTGCCTCCTGAAGGACGCAGGCAGGTTGAAGAACAGCGCTCGGTACGCATCAGGATTATTGACCGACTTGGAGATGACCCTGTTACAGGGCCTGTTGCTGCAAAAATGAAAGCATCAGACCTTTCAGCAGTGGTTATGGATCTTGTGCTGGAAAAAACCATGCTCGGGGTTTTTTCCATATTCAGCCATCCAGGAGAAAGATTTAATAAAAATCATATCAGATTTTTAAGCCTTTTAAACAGGCCCTGTGCCATTGCATTGACCAACAGCCTGAGATACCGTGAACTCAGAAAGCTCAGGGACCTGCTTGCTGATGACAATCGTTATTTTCAGGATGAACTGCGCCGTTTAAGCGGCGAAGACCTTATCGGTTCTGAATTTGGTCTTAAAGGGGTAATGGAAATGGTGCGCCAGGTTGCACCCCTGGACAGCCCTGTTCTTCTTCTGGGAGAAACCGGAACCGGCAAAGAGGTTATTGCCAATGCCATTCATAATTCATCAAGGCGGAAACAGGGCCCTTTTATCAAGGTCAATTGCGGGGCAATACCTGAAACCCTTATGGACAGTGAATTATTCGGATATGAAAAAGGAGCTTTTACAGGTGCGCTTTCTCAAAAAAGGGGACGGATTGAACGTGCTGACGGAGGAACCCTTTTTCTGGATGAAATCGGTGAACTTCCTGGTGAAGCCCAGGTCAGACTTTTAAGGGTTCTCCAGGAAAAAGAGATTGACAGGCTGGGAGGAACAAGGTCTGTTAATGTTGATATAAGAATCATAGCCGCAACCCACAGAAATCTGGAATCAATGATAGATAAAGGGGAATTTCGTGCTGACCTTTATTTTCGTCTCAGGGTTTTTCCCATACTCATCCCCCCTTTAAGAGAGCGAAAAACAGATATACCCGCCCTTGTACGCCATTTTATCCTGAAAAAATCCCATGAAATGAAAAGGCTTATAATACCTGACCTGGCTCCCGGAGCCATAGACCGGCTTATGGCTTACCACTGGCCCGGCAATATTCGAGAACTTGAAAATGCAACTGAAAGGTCCCTTATTCTTAATCCTGGAAATACACTTTTTTTCAAGGAAATCGGTTCAAGAATAAGCAGTACAAATAAACAGGATAGATTTAAAGATAATACAAAAACAGGAGAATCCCTTGAACTTGACGCTGTTGTCTGCCGGCACATAAAAAAGATAATGAATATGTGCGGCAACAGGGTCGAGGGTGAACATGGAGCAGCCAAGATATTAAATATTAATCCGTCAACCCTGAGAAAGCGAATGAAAAAACTTGGAATTCCTTTTGGCAGAAAGGCTGCAAACAGGTTTGGCTCTTCCTCAAAAGGTGATGATTCATGCAGATAA
- the pnpS gene encoding two-component system histidine kinase PnpS → MKKYKRLFWRLYPSYLLITLISLLAVSIYTSLAIQDFFMEKTGSDLIARAKLLENQIMEHLLDQDYTAIDAICKIAGRLSQTRITVLINSGKVIGDSEEDPDKMDDHSQRPEINKALRGDKGSAARYSQTVKKNMMYVAVPVEKQGKILCVIRTSVPVDSIDKELKKLQLRKLIAGIIIAFIAAWVSLIVSRLISRPIEDMRKGAEQFAQGNLSYRLATPKSREMVMLANAMNQMASDLYDRIQTVSSQRNELEAVLSSMSEGVIAVDPDERVININQAAARMFHKVPDKLVGKTIQEVIRNPQLHRFIKESLSGEEPEEKDIIFYLDEEYILNTHSSTLCGAKGEHMGILVVFHDVTRLRRLENMRRDFAANVSHEIKTPLTAIKGFVETLNSGAIDQPDEARRFLEIIDKHANRLTAIIDDLMKLSEIEQKGQISLEQAEILPVIKNAVEMCQINADRKNIKIMLECNEKLTANINAPFFEQAVVNLADNAIKYSPEHSIVNISAEKSDSRLIIKFKDQGIGIPKNHLPRLFERFYRVDKSRSRKQGGTGLGLAIVKHIIQAHGGTITAHSTIGQGSVFEIQLPKYTEISKKV, encoded by the coding sequence ATGAAAAAATACAAGCGCCTTTTCTGGCGCCTTTACCCTTCCTATTTATTGATTACCCTGATTTCTTTACTTGCAGTCAGTATATATACAAGTTTGGCAATTCAAGATTTTTTTATGGAAAAAACAGGCTCTGATCTTATTGCCAGGGCAAAACTCCTGGAAAATCAGATTATGGAGCATTTACTGGATCAAGATTATACTGCCATTGATGCCATATGCAAGATTGCAGGCAGATTATCTCAAACCCGTATCACGGTACTCATTAATTCAGGAAAGGTAATAGGGGATTCCGAGGAAGACCCTGACAAGATGGACGATCATTCTCAACGGCCTGAAATCAATAAGGCTTTAAGAGGAGACAAGGGGAGTGCAGCCCGTTACAGCCAGACTGTTAAAAAGAATATGATGTATGTGGCTGTTCCTGTGGAAAAACAGGGTAAGATTTTGTGTGTCATAAGAACCTCTGTTCCTGTTGATTCCATTGACAAAGAACTGAAAAAACTTCAATTACGCAAATTGATTGCAGGTATTATCATTGCTTTTATTGCTGCATGGGTCAGCCTGATAGTATCCAGACTCATCAGCAGACCCATAGAGGATATGCGCAAAGGCGCAGAGCAGTTTGCCCAGGGCAACCTGAGTTACAGGCTGGCAACACCAAAATCCAGGGAAATGGTTATGCTTGCCAATGCAATGAACCAGATGGCTTCTGATCTTTACGACCGTATCCAGACTGTAAGCAGCCAGAGAAATGAGCTTGAGGCTGTTCTTTCAAGCATGTCAGAAGGTGTAATAGCTGTTGATCCTGATGAAAGAGTGATAAATATTAACCAGGCTGCTGCAAGGATGTTTCACAAGGTACCTGATAAACTTGTAGGCAAGACTATCCAGGAAGTGATACGAAATCCTCAACTGCATCGTTTTATAAAAGAATCTCTTTCAGGTGAAGAACCTGAAGAAAAAGATATTATTTTTTATCTTGATGAAGAATATATTTTAAACACACACAGTTCAACCCTTTGCGGGGCTAAGGGTGAACACATGGGCATACTTGTAGTGTTTCATGATGTAACCCGTTTGCGCAGGCTGGAAAATATGCGCCGTGATTTTGCTGCCAATGTATCCCATGAAATCAAAACCCCTTTGACTGCAATAAAAGGTTTTGTTGAAACCCTGAACAGCGGAGCTATTGATCAACCAGATGAAGCCAGGCGGTTTTTGGAGATTATAGACAAACATGCAAACCGTCTGACAGCCATTATTGACGACCTTATGAAGCTTTCAGAGATAGAGCAAAAAGGTCAGATCAGCCTTGAGCAGGCTGAAATTTTACCTGTAATTAAAAATGCTGTTGAAATGTGCCAGATTAATGCAGACCGGAAAAACATTAAAATTATGCTGGAATGTAATGAAAAGCTTACAGCAAATATAAATGCACCTTTTTTTGAGCAGGCTGTTGTTAATCTGGCAGATAATGCAATTAAATACAGCCCTGAACATAGTATTGTTAATATTAGTGCAGAAAAATCAGACAGCCGGTTAATAATAAAATTTAAAGATCAGGGCATAGGTATCCCAAAAAATCATCTCCCACGTCTTTTTGAAAGATTTTACAGGGTTGATAAATCCAGAAGCCGTAAACAAGGAGGAACCGGCCTGGGACTTGCCATTGTAAAGCATATCATCCAGGCCCACGGAGGCACGATAACAGCACACAGTACAATAGGGCAGGGCAGTGTTTTTGAAATCCAGCTGCCCAAATATACTGAAATTTCAAAAAAAGTTTGA